The nucleotide window CCATTAGATCGTTAGAGTTATAAGCACTTAAGTCTTTTGGTTGATTGGTGGTTGTTATGAACTTTCAGCAGGAAATCCTGATCATAAAATCCGAAATCTATCCGATAATCAGCAAACACTACCCGAAAAACACTCACAGGGAAATAATCAGCCTCTACGACCTAATAACCTTCGCAATACTAGCACACTTGCACTTTAACGGAGTTTACAAGCACGCTTACAGAGTCCTAATCGAAGAAATGAAGCTGTTCCCCAAAATCAGGTACAACAAACTAACAGAACGCTTGAACAGGCACGAAAAACTCCTGCTCCTAGCGCAGGAAGAATTATTCAAAAAACACGCCAGAGAATACGTTAGAATACTGGACTCAAAGCCCATTCAGACCAAGGAGTTGGCCAGAAAAAACAGGAAGGATAAGGAGGGTTCTTCAGAAGTCATCTCTGAAAAGCCCGCAGTTGGGTTTGTTCCCTCTAAAAAAAGTTTTACTATGGGTACAAGCTGACCTGTTACTCTGATGGAAATTTGCTGGCTTTGCTGTCCGTTGATCCGGCGAATAAGCATGATGTGAGTGTTGTCAGGGAAAAGTTCTGGGTGATTGTTGAGGAGTTTTCTGGCTGTTTTCTGTTTTTGGATAAGGGTTACGTTAGTAGAGAACTTCAGGAGGAATTCCTGAAGTTTGGCGTTGTTTACACGCCGGTGAAGCGGGAGAATCAGGTTAGTAATCTGGAGGAGAAGAAGTTTTACAAGTACTTGTCTGACTTTCGCAGGAGGATTGAGACTTTGTTTTCGAAGTTTTCTGAGTTTCTTCTGAGGCCGAGCAGGAGTGTTAGTTTGAGGGGGTTAGCTGTCAGGATTTTAGGGGCGATTCTGGCCGTGAATCTGGACAGATTATACAACTTCACAGGTGGTGGGAACTAGGGTTTTTTGTTAACTTTTAGTTGTTAACTTTTAGAATACTGTTAAGATAAGCTGATGGGCAATACTAGAAGTCTTGCTTAATATTCTAAACAGTGAATTCTTAGGCATCAAAGGTAAATTTCCGAACGAATAGTGTCTATTGGGATTACTACACAAAATTCACGAAGCCTAGAATTCAAAGTTATTTTCTAACCTCAAACCAGCCCTCTCCTCTTAGCGTTTTTTCTTTCCAGCAGGGAAGTGTTATCTTTGAGTATTCCAAATTTGGATCGTATACAACTACAACTTTATATACTTAAAATTTTTTAGACTCCAAATTAGAGCAGTGAATAGACTTTGTACGCCCTAATCTGTCCTGTATAGAAATCTTTCACGTATACCGTTTTGTTTACCACTACTACCTCTCTTGGGGTGTAATTTAACCTCTTGCATGCAAGCTTTATTAAATTCTTAGTATAAACGCACAGTCCTCTTTTTTCATTCCCCTGGGGATTCACGAAGGAATACACTACTGCAACATACTTTTCTCCAGCTCCTACTCTAACAAGCATTCTTAAATTTTCCCCTTTCCAAGGTTTTGCAGTCCTGATACCTTTTTCGAGTTTGTGCTCCTTTAGTAGATAAACATACCCCTCAGTAGTGGCAACATAGCTTAAATCTCCTTTATCCTCAACGTCTGTTATTGATCCGGTTTTTGGGCAGAAATATCTGAAATTTCCATCTTCTACTTCAATCCAATAGACACACCCATCCCCAAGTATAATTTTCCCTTCATGATAAGACTCAAACCAGAGCCCCCTCCCAAGGTATCTTTCCCACTTTTTGTTCAATGCACTATCAAGAAAGACTATGTCAGTGCTGGGGGCATGAGGGTCTCCGGGATATCCAGCTATTAGGAGAACTCCCTCATGAAAGCAGAAGTATTCACCAAAGAACCCCTTAAGCGTGTATGTCTTCCCATTCACAGTAAAATTTACATAATTTTCCAGCCAGTTTCTCACTTCTTTAACCTCAATTTTTGCTGGACATTTCTCTAAATTTTCCTCTCCAAATTTGGGCATATTTTCGACTCTGGTTTCAATAATAATAGCCCTTGAGAAAAATACTGCATAGATTAGAAGAACAAGAACTGCTCCAAGGAGATACTTTTTAGGTCTCATCTCAGACCCCCACAAAGGCGTTCCAACCATATAGTTAATAACATCAAAACCCAAATATCTTTTGGTGACAAAGAAATGGGCGTCTATATCTTTACCCCCGAAGATCTTTTGAGGTATGAAACCATAACCAAGGACCAGCTTGAAGTGATTAAAGATGCCATACTAAAGAAGGGAGATATTCTTGTTGTTGGGACAAGCAGAGCTGGTAAAACAAAGCTTATCGAGGCAATGATTCACCTGATTCCAGACGAATGGGAAATAGTGGTTGTTACTGCCTATGGCGAGTTTAAACCATTCAAGAAGAACATCCATGTGATAGACACTGAGTTCAATGAGAAGAGCACCAAGCAGAGAACTGAGGAAGTTATAGAGGAAATCAAGAAGCTTAATCCAGATTACGTCGTTATAGACACCCTCCATACGGTCGACATTCCCTATCTATTGGACAAAATAATCGATGATTATCCACTTATAATTTCCTCCCTTGTTCTATCGAGGGACTTACTTGAGGAAATAAAACACTGGCTTAGAATAGACGACAAGACCCTTGCGAGGTTTGAGCTGGTTATTGAGTTGTATAGAGACATAAAGAGCGGCCTTAGAAGAGTGAACGCAATATACAGAGTTGTTCAAAAAGATGGAAAAATAGAGCTGGAAAAGATCGCTTAAACCTTTGCCTTCAATTCTTCTATTACTTCTTTTAAGTTCTGGAGCATCTCCTCAATGTCCTCAAAGGTCATATAGCCCATGTTTCCAATTCTGAAGGTCTTCTCCTTTATGCCCTCACCGTAGCCCTTGGCAAGCTCGAATCCTCTCTCACGCATTGCATTGTATACCTGATCACCCTTTATGCCCTCTGGAGTAAGCACAGCTGTTATTGTTGGGCTTTCGTAGCCGGGTTCTGCCAGAATATCGAGACCAATTTCCCTAACTCCGTTTCTTATCATCTCGCTTCTCTTTCTGTACATTTCGAGCCACTTCTCTTTTCCGCCCATCTTCTCGATTATTCTAAGCACGACGTTTAAGCCAAACTCCTGAGGCATTGCTGGGGTCGAGGGTGGGCCCTGCTTTTCCTTCTGCACTTTTATATATCTTGGAATGTCAAAATACCATCCTCTCTCTTCCATTTTGTGGGCTATTTCAATAAATTCCTCGCTGAAGGCTCCAACGGCTAATCCCGGAGGCACACCAAAGGCTTTTTGGGAACTTCCAAAGACGACATCGATTCCCCACTTGGTGAACTTTATGTCAGCTCCACCCATTGCGCTAACAGCGTCAACGAAAACAAGCTTATCGTGCTCTTTTGCTACTTTAGCCAACTCTGGCAGTGGGTTAAGAACACCGGTGGAGGTTTCGTTATAGGTTATTGTGACGGCTTCAACATCAGGGTTTTTCTTTAAAGCCTCGTCGAGGTCTTCTGGCTTGACAGCCTTTCCGGGCTCGTATTCTAGGGTTACAGCTTTTCTTCCGTTGGTCTCTACAACCTGCTTGTACCTCTTTCCGAAAGCACCAATTATTGTCACAAGGACTTTTCCACCCTTAGAAACACCGTTTCTTATGCTTGCTTCCATTACTCCAGTTCCAGAGCTTGGGAAGAGAAGAACTTCCCCCTTCTCAACTTCGAGGAACTTCTTGAGCCTTTCAACTGTATCGACGTGCATTTGTTTGTATTCCTTAGATCTGTGGCTGAACATTTGAACCTTCATTATTTCAAGAACTTCAGGGAAGCAGGCAACTGGCCCTGCAGTAAAGAGTTTGTATTTTGGCTTTACTATTTCGTAAACCTCTTTATAGGCATCTTCAAACTGCATGGTATCACCCAGTTGAATGACATTTCATGATTATAAAAACTTTAGCTTAACCATTGGTGGTACTACAAAAAATGAAGGAACCAGAAAAAGTTCTCAAGTAATCTCTCTGGCCCTTCTTTCTTTACCGGAACAAACATGCAATACCGGGCCCTCGTCAAAGACAAAACCTTTTATATGGGTTCTCACAACTTACATACTGCGATGATGAATGAATCCAATGCTGAAGAGATGATTGACCCCAGAGTGGCTGAGCGTGAAAATATGGAAACTGAACTTAAAAAGCTAAATGAGAATATGACAAAGCTCTCCAGACAGGTAGATGAGATACAGGAGGAATTAGATAGAAAAAATCGGCCTGACAAACTCGGATGGGATGACGTGGTTCAAGAGATTATTGGTGCTATAACGTTTTCCATCCCGTTCCTTTTCACAGAGGAAATTTGGGAAATAGCCAAGACAATAGAGATATGGCGAACACTTGCCATTTTTTTAATGACGCTCTTCGTGGCTTACCTGTTTATCTCAAAATCCAAGCTGTCGAACATAGAAAAAGAAGAGTGGCACCGCATACCCAAAAGGTTACTCACGGTCACGACAGTCTCCTATATGACCTCTGTTCTCCTGATATACATTTACGGCATAAACAACATCGCCAACCTTTCTCTGGGGCAGTACATCAGTGCCACGATCATTGTAAGTACTTTTGCCGTTATTGGGGCGATAGCGGTTGACCTTGTAAAGTGAACAGCAAAATTGCAACTGCGTAAACTTTTTCAGCCCTTAAGGGGCTTTTATTTGGTCCTTATTTTTGTCAAAGGGCATCCTTCAACCATATAACTTTCATCCAGTACATTTTGCTTTATCTCTATGAGCGGTTCCATCAAACTTAAAAAGCCCCCTTCTAAGCTTTGGTGGGTGGGAATTAATGACGTTTTGGACAAGCGAGGACAACGTTGCTGGGAAAAAGGGAACTGCTCTCTATGTTATTTTGCCTACAATCGGATGCTACAGGTATAGAATTGGAGAAGCATGTTATATGTGCTCATATCCTGTAGAGGCCCCTAAAGTCCCCAAGAGCCAGGAAGAGCTTGTAGAATACTTTAAAAAAGCTCTCAAAAAAATTGAAGGTAAAAAGGGTCCGATAGCAGTTAGGATTTTTACGTCGGGGAGCTTCTTCGATGAAGGAGAAGTTAAGAGAGAAACTAGAAGGAAAATCTTCTCTATACTGGCGGAGATGGATAATGTCGAGGAAGTAGTTGTAGAAAGCAGGTCGGAGCTCGTGAGATATGATGCAGTTAGAGAGCTTGTTGAAATTCTTGGCGGGAAATACTTCGAAGTCGCCATAGGGTTGGAGACCGCGAATGATGATGTCGCGGACGTGAGCATAAACAAGGGGAACACCTTTGAGGAGTTTGTAAGGGCAAGCGAGGCAATTAGAGAGGCTGGGGCCAACGTTAAAACGTACCTCCTCCTTAAGCCGATCTTTTTGAGCGAGAGGGATGCAATTGAAGATGTAAAGGAAAGTATAACGAAAGCTGTTCCATACACGGACACCTTTTCCATAAACGTGACCAATATACAGAG belongs to Thermococcus bergensis and includes:
- a CDS encoding DUF2391 family protein, which gives rise to METELKKLNENMTKLSRQVDEIQEELDRKNRPDKLGWDDVVQEIIGAITFSIPFLFTEEIWEIAKTIEIWRTLAIFLMTLFVAYLFISKSKLSNIEKEEWHRIPKRLLTVTTVSYMTSVLLIYIYGINNIANLSLGQYISATIIVSTFAVIGAIAVDLVK
- a CDS encoding IS982 family transposase (programmed frameshift); amino-acid sequence: MVVMNFQQEILIIKSEIYPIISKHYPKNTHREIISLYDLITFAILAHLHFNGVYKHAYRVLIEEMKLFPKIRYNKLTERLNRHEKLLLLAQEELFKKHAREYVRILDSKPIQTKELARKNRKDKEGSSEVISEKPAVGFVPSKKKFYYGYKLTCYSDGNLLALLSVDPANKHDVSVVREKFWVIVEEFSGCFLFLDKGYVSRELQEEFLKFGVVYTPVKRENQVSNLEEKKFYKYLSDFRRRIETLFSKFSEFLLRPSRSVSLRGLAVRILGAILAVNLDRLYNFTGGGN
- a CDS encoding pyridoxal-phosphate-dependent aminotransferase family protein, with amino-acid sequence MQFEDAYKEVYEIVKPKYKLFTAGPVACFPEVLEIMKVQMFSHRSKEYKQMHVDTVERLKKFLEVEKGEVLLFPSSGTGVMEASIRNGVSKGGKVLVTIIGAFGKRYKQVVETNGRKAVTLEYEPGKAVKPEDLDEALKKNPDVEAVTITYNETSTGVLNPLPELAKVAKEHDKLVFVDAVSAMGGADIKFTKWGIDVVFGSSQKAFGVPPGLAVGAFSEEFIEIAHKMEERGWYFDIPRYIKVQKEKQGPPSTPAMPQEFGLNVVLRIIEKMGGKEKWLEMYRKRSEMIRNGVREIGLDILAEPGYESPTITAVLTPEGIKGDQVYNAMRERGFELAKGYGEGIKEKTFRIGNMGYMTFEDIEEMLQNLKEVIEELKAKV
- a CDS encoding archaeosine biosynthesis radical SAM protein RaSEA, producing the protein MTFWTSEDNVAGKKGTALYVILPTIGCYRYRIGEACYMCSYPVEAPKVPKSQEELVEYFKKALKKIEGKKGPIAVRIFTSGSFFDEGEVKRETRRKIFSILAEMDNVEEVVVESRSELVRYDAVRELVEILGGKYFEVAIGLETANDDVADVSINKGNTFEEFVRASEAIREAGANVKTYLLLKPIFLSERDAIEDVKESITKAVPYTDTFSINVTNIQRGTTYERLWEKDEYRPPWLWSVVEILKWAKENFPEKRILSDPVGAGSKRGPHNCLTDYDRTIGKAIKKFSATQDLGYIENLKPECREEWGYIVENGLLDWQLVTC
- a CDS encoding Flp pilus assembly complex ATPase component TadA produces the protein MGVYIFTPEDLLRYETITKDQLEVIKDAILKKGDILVVGTSRAGKTKLIEAMIHLIPDEWEIVVVTAYGEFKPFKKNIHVIDTEFNEKSTKQRTEEVIEEIKKLNPDYVVIDTLHTVDIPYLLDKIIDDYPLIISSLVLSRDLLEEIKHWLRIDDKTLARFELVIELYRDIKSGLRRVNAIYRVVQKDGKIELEKIA